Within Amycolatopsis sp. cg5, the genomic segment TGGTCATCTCTGCGGCAACCCTTGCTGTCAGTTCGGGCCGATGTGGACGTGGTGGCTGGCTGTTGGTGCGGTCGATCAGGGAAGCAGGTAGATGACCGCGAACAACCCGACCCACACGATGTCGACGAAGTGCCAGTAGTACGACACGACGATCGCCGACGTCGCCTGCGCGGGGGTGAACTTGCTCATCCTCGTGCGGATGAGCAGGAACACGAACGCGACGAGCCCGCCGATCACGTGCAGTCCGTGGAAACCGGTCGCCAGGTAGAACACCGTGCCGAACGGGCCGGACGGGATCGTCAGGCCTTCGTGCACGAGGTTGATGTACTCGTAGCCCTGACCGCCGACGAAGATGGCGCCCATGATCAGGGTCGCGATGTACCAGCGCCGGAGGCCGTACACGTCACCCTGCTCGGCCGCGAACACGCCGAGCTGGCAGGTGAACGACGAGGCCACCAGGATCACCGTGAACGGGATCGCGTACGGCAGGTTCAGATGGAACTCTTCGCCGTGCAGCAGTGGCGGCCAATGGCCGGTGGAGTTCTGGGCCTTGACCGTGAAGAACATCGCGAACAGTCCAGCGAAGAACATGAGCTCGCTGGAAAGCCACACGATCGTGCCGACACTGACCATGTTCGGCCTGTTCAGCGAGTGCACCCGCTGGCTGATGGTGGGAGCTGCCGTTGTCACGCGTCGCATTATGTCCTCTCACGGCCTGGCGTGTCCGCGCGGGTCCACGGCGGGTCGCGTGCGGACTCGATCACAATCGGAAGGGACCTACCCGTGAGTTTGCTTGATCGGCTCCGCGACCTGGTCAGAAAGCCGCAGGAGCCCGGTTTGTCCACCTCAACGCCCGGTTTGCCGGTGGTCGCGGAGGCCTTCGACCCCGCCGAAGCAGACTCTTCCGTGCTCGCGAGATCACCTGATTGGGTCGCCGAGCGGGAGGCGGTGCTGCGCCATCACCTCACGCTGCCGCCGGATCGGGTGGACGAGGCGACCCGGATACTCGCCCAGGACGGCTGGGAGCTGCGCGAACAGTCCCGGACCGACTCGGGCGTGACGTTGCACGCACTGCGCGTCCAGACGCTCGACGCGCTGCACTGCGCCCAGGAACGTTCGCGGATGGCCGGTCTGGCGCAGCGGCTCGGGGGCGACTCGCTCGGGTGGGACGCACTGCAAGCACCTCCTCCTACGTGATCTCGGTCATGGCCGATAACATCGGGCTGGGCGTGCCTCGCGGATCTTGTCCGATGAGAGTCGAGATCCAGGTGGTCCCTGGCGGTGCCGCGCGATCGCCCTCGTACTGGGCGTACTCGGGCGATCGCGCGGTGCCGCCAGGGACCACCTGGGCTCGGCTATCGCGGATAAGATCCGCGAGGCACGCCCTCACCCCACCGTTGACGGAGGAATGCGCAGATGAGTGACTCGCTGAGGATCCTGGTGTTCAGCCACAAGCCGGAGGTGCGCGAGTCGATCATCAACGCGATCGGCCGCCGTCCGGCCACCGACCTGCCCAGGGTCGAGTTCGTCGAGGTCTCCGGCGTCGGCAAGGCGATGGAGGAGATGGACGCGGGCACCGTCGACCTGGCGCTGCTCGACGGCGAGGCCCAGCCGACCGGCGGCATCGGGCTGACCCGCCAGTTCAAGAACGAGATCGAGAACTGCCCGCCGATCGTGGTGGTCGTGCGGCGCAAGGACGACCGCTGGCTGGCCACCTGGTCGCAGGCGGACGCCGTGCTGGTGCACCCGCTCGACCCGCTGACGGCCGCCGAGACGGTCGCGGACGTGCTGCGGCGCGTCCCAGCCGTGCACGGGTGAGCCGGATGGCACAGACCTGGCCCGCGCTGCTCACCCAGCTCGTGGCCCGCGCCGATCTGTCCGAAGCGGACACCTCGTGGGCGATGGACCGGATCATGGCGGGCGAGGCGACCCCTGCCCAGATCGCCGGGTTCGCGATCGCGCTGCGCGCCAAGGGCGAGACCCCGGCCGAGATCTCCGGGCTCGCCGCGGCGATGCTGGCGCACGCGCGCCGCGTCACCTGGGACGGGCACGCGGTCGACATCGTCGGCACCGGCGGCGACCGCTCGAACTCGGTCAACATCTCGACCATGGCGTCGATCGTGACGGCCGCGGCGGGCGCGCCGGTCGCCAAGCACGGCAACCGCAGCGCTTCGTCGAAGTCGGGCGCCGCCGACGTGCTGGAGGCGCTGGGCGTCACCATCGGGCTCGGCCCCGACGACGTGTCGCGCTGCATCAGCGAGGTCGGCATCGGGTTCTTCTTCGCGCCGGTGTTCCACCCCGGGTTCCGGCACGCGGGCCCGACGCGCAGTGAGCTCGGCGTGCCGACCACGTTCAATCTCCTGGGCCCGCTGACCAACCCGGCGCAGCCGTCGAGCGCGCTGATCGGCTGCGCGTACGCGGACAAGACGCAGGTGCTCGCGGAGGTCTTCGCCAGGCGCGGCGCGACGGTGCTGCTCGTGCGCGGCGACGACGGCCTCGACGAGATCACCACCACGTCGACGTCGACGGTCTGGGTGATCTCCGGCGGCGAGGTGCGCAAGGAGACCTTCGATCCGGCCACTTTGGACATTCCACGCGCGACAGCCGAGGACCTCCGTGGCGGTGACGCGACGGAAAACGCCGAAGTGGTCCGTCAACTCGTGGCCGGAAAGTCAGGTCCGGTCCGCGACGCGGTCCTCCTCAACGCGGCCGCCGCCTTGGCCGCGCACAAGGGCTTCTCCGGCTCCCTGACGGACGATCTCCGCGCCGGACTCACCCGGGCAGCCGCGGCGATCGACTCCGGCGCCGCGGCCACGCTCCTGGCCGACTGGGCCGCCTTCAAGCCCACCCCCTGACCCAGCTGAAAAACCCCAATGCGTCTTTCGGTCCCTCCCACGGACCGAAAGACGCATTGGGGACCTGCCAGGTACCGAAAGACGCATTCGGGACTCCCCGGGTACCGAATGCCGCATTGGGATTTTTTCCCAGGCCCAGGCATGCACGAAGGCCCCCTCCCGGAGTTGCGGGAGGGGGCCTTCGCGGTGGTCAGAGGCTTAGTCGTGGTTCGGGCCCGTGTGGTACTCGAAGACCAGGCCGCCGATGCTGATGAGCACCAGCACGATGGCGATGACGAGCAGCCAGACGTGGAAGAAGGCCAGCGCCAGGCCGGCGAGGCCCGCCGAGGCGGCGAGGCCGATCGGCCAGTAGCTGCCGGGGCTGAAGAAACCCAGCTCGCCGGCGCCGTCGCTGATCTCGGCTTCCTCGTTGTCCTCGGGACGGTCGGTCTCGAGACGACGGGCCACGAAGCGCAGGTAGGTGCCTGCCAGCAGCGAGAGCCCGCCGGTGAGGATCAGCGCGACCAGGCCGACCGGCTCGGTGCCGTACCCACTCCAGAGGTGGGTCATGATCCCGTAGGCGATCGCCGCGAGGAAAGCAAAGCCGGTGACGAGTTCGAAGATCCTGGCTTCGACCTTCATGACTGGTATTTCCTTACTGGTGTCGAACTGCTGCGGGCTGAGTGGAGTGGCCGGTTACTCAGCCGGAGGCGGTGCGCGCGGTGCGGTCGGTGTTGAACGGCTGCGTGGTGACGGCGTGCGGGGTGCACAGCTCGCCGCAGTTCATCGCGGTGAGCGCCTCGGCCGCGGTGTTCGACTTGCCGGTCTTCGGGTTGATCTGGCCGCGCAGCGCGAGGTACTTGTCGTACTTGTCCGCCGACAGCGCGCGGACCTCGAAGTTCATCACCGCGTGGTAGGTGCCGCACAGTTCCGCGCAGCGGCCGACGAAGGAACCCTCGCGGTCGATGGTGTTCTGGAACGTGTCGTCCTGGTTGTTCTTGCGCGGCTCCGGCATGACGTCGCGCTTGAAGTGGAACTCCGGCACCCAGAAGGAGTGGATGACGTCGGTCGACTCGATGCGGTACTCGATGGTCTTGCCGACCGGCAGCACCAGCAGCGGGATCTCGGTCGAGCTGCCGACCGTGCTGACCTCGCCGCCCTCGGCGTTCTTCTTGCCCGGGTACCGGAAGTCCCAGTTCCACTGGAACGCGATCACGTCGACCTTGACGTCCGGGTTGGGCTTCTTGTCCAGGACGTTGCTCTCGGTGGTGGCCGTGAAGAAGAACAGCACACAGACCATGATCAGCGGGGTGACCACGGTGAAGATCTCGAGCGGCACGTTGTACTGGAACTGACGCGGGAGCACTTCCTGCTCACCGTCGGCCGTCGCCTTCTTGCGGTGGAAGATCACCGTCCAGAAGATCAGGCCCCAGACCACGACACCGACGGCCAGCGCGGCGATGACGGTCCACGTCCACAGCTGCCGCATCTGCTCGGCCTGGTGGGTGACGCCAACCGGCCAGCCGAACCGCAGGATTTCATCACCGGAGCAACCGGTCGCCATGACAGCGACCAGCACGGCCAGCGCGGCGATTTTGCCGGACTTCACCCAAAGCCTCCTCGACCGAACTTCGTAACTGCAGCGGAGCCTAGCCGAGTTGGCGGGTCCTGCTGACCAAGGGGTAACTCATCGCGCGTGTCCACCCACAAGGGCAGGTGCGGGCACGCCCCGGGCATACTTGGGGCCTTCTCCCCCGGTTGCCGATCTTGAGGTGTGTGAATACGCGTGTGCGGCCTGCTTGGACTGATCTGCGCCACTGAAAGCGACGCGGTCAACGCCCGCGAAGCCGTCGACGCGGCGATGCGCTGCCAGCGCCACCGCGGTCCCGACGAGCAGGACACCTGGGCCGACGGCGAGGTGGTCTACGGCTTCAACCGGCTCGCCTTCATCGACCTGGAGCACTCGCACCAGCCGCTGCACTGGGGACCGCCGGAGGCGCCCGGCCGCTACACGCTGAACTTCAACGGCGAGATCTACAACTTCCAGGAGCTGCGGGCGGAACTGGAAGAGCAGTTCGGCGCGAAGTTCAACACCGAGGGTGACGGCGAAGCGATCGTCGCGGCGTACCACTACCTCGGCGCCGACGCGGTGAAGAAGCTGCGCGGGATGTTCGCGTTCCTGATCTGGGACTCGCAGGAGAAGCTGGTCTTCGGCGCGCGCGACCCGTTCGGCATCAAGCCGCTGTACTACGCGCAGGGCCCCGGCGGCATCGCGTTCTCCAGCGAGAAGAAGAGCCTGCTCGAGCTTTCGTCGACGCTGGGCGTCAAGGAGGAGCTGGACCGCACCGCGCTGCAGCACTACCTGGTGCTGCAGTACGTGCCGGAGCCCGAGTCGCTGCACGCCGCGATCCGCAGGCTGGAGTCGGGCACCTCGTTCACCGTCACGCCCGGTGGCACGCCGAAGCTGACGCGCTACTTCCACCCGCAGTTCACCGCGAAGACCGGTGACCGCGGCGAGGCGCTGTACGAGCGCATCGCCGACGTGCTGCAGGACTCGGTCGCCAAGCACATGATCAGCGACCCCGACGTCACGGTCGGCGCGTTCCTCTCCGGCGGCATCGACTCGACGGCCACCGCGACGCTGGCGAAGCGCCACAACCCGAACCTGATCGCGTTCACCACCGGGTTCGAGCGCGAGGGCTACTCCGAGGTCGACGTCGCCGCCGAGTCCGCCGCCGCGATCGGCGTGAAGCACGTGGTCCGCACGGTGTCCTCGGACGAGATGATGGAGGTGCTGCCGCTCATCGTCTGGTACCTCGACGACCCGGTCGCCGACCCCGCGCTCGTGCCGCTCTGGTTCATCGCGCGCGAGGCGCGCAAGCACGTCAAGGCGGTCCTGTCCGGTGAGGGCGCCGACGAGCTCTTCGGCGGCTACACCATCTACAACGAGCCGATTTCGCTGGCGCCGTTC encodes:
- a CDS encoding heme-copper oxidase subunit III: MRRVTTAAPTISQRVHSLNRPNMVSVGTIVWLSSELMFFAGLFAMFFTVKAQNSTGHWPPLLHGEEFHLNLPYAIPFTVILVASSFTCQLGVFAAEQGDVYGLRRWYIATLIMGAIFVGGQGYEYINLVHEGLTIPSGPFGTVFYLATGFHGLHVIGGLVAFVFLLIRTRMSKFTPAQATSAIVVSYYWHFVDIVWVGLFAVIYLLP
- the trpD gene encoding anthranilate phosphoribosyltransferase; its protein translation is MAQTWPALLTQLVARADLSEADTSWAMDRIMAGEATPAQIAGFAIALRAKGETPAEISGLAAAMLAHARRVTWDGHAVDIVGTGGDRSNSVNISTMASIVTAAAGAPVAKHGNRSASSKSGAADVLEALGVTIGLGPDDVSRCISEVGIGFFFAPVFHPGFRHAGPTRSELGVPTTFNLLGPLTNPAQPSSALIGCAYADKTQVLAEVFARRGATVLLVRGDDGLDEITTTSTSTVWVISGGEVRKETFDPATLDIPRATAEDLRGGDATENAEVVRQLVAGKSGPVRDAVLLNAAAALAAHKGFSGSLTDDLRAGLTRAAAAIDSGAAATLLADWAAFKPTP
- a CDS encoding cytochrome c oxidase subunit 4, which produces MKVEARIFELVTGFAFLAAIAYGIMTHLWSGYGTEPVGLVALILTGGLSLLAGTYLRFVARRLETDRPEDNEEAEISDGAGELGFFSPGSYWPIGLAASAGLAGLALAFFHVWLLVIAIVLVLISIGGLVFEYHTGPNHD
- the coxB gene encoding cytochrome c oxidase subunit II, whose amino-acid sequence is MATGCSGDEILRFGWPVGVTHQAEQMRQLWTWTVIAALAVGVVVWGLIFWTVIFHRKKATADGEQEVLPRQFQYNVPLEIFTVVTPLIMVCVLFFFTATTESNVLDKKPNPDVKVDVIAFQWNWDFRYPGKKNAEGGEVSTVGSSTEIPLLVLPVGKTIEYRIESTDVIHSFWVPEFHFKRDVMPEPRKNNQDDTFQNTIDREGSFVGRCAELCGTYHAVMNFEVRALSADKYDKYLALRGQINPKTGKSNTAAEALTAMNCGELCTPHAVTTQPFNTDRTARTASG
- the asnB gene encoding asparagine synthase (glutamine-hydrolyzing) — translated: MCGLLGLICATESDAVNAREAVDAAMRCQRHRGPDEQDTWADGEVVYGFNRLAFIDLEHSHQPLHWGPPEAPGRYTLNFNGEIYNFQELRAELEEQFGAKFNTEGDGEAIVAAYHYLGADAVKKLRGMFAFLIWDSQEKLVFGARDPFGIKPLYYAQGPGGIAFSSEKKSLLELSSTLGVKEELDRTALQHYLVLQYVPEPESLHAAIRRLESGTSFTVTPGGTPKLTRYFHPQFTAKTGDRGEALYERIADVLQDSVAKHMISDPDVTVGAFLSGGIDSTATATLAKRHNPNLIAFTTGFEREGYSEVDVAAESAAAIGVKHVVRTVSSDEMMEVLPLIVWYLDDPVADPALVPLWFIAREARKHVKAVLSGEGADELFGGYTIYNEPISLAPFEKVPGSVRKLIGKVSTKIPEGTRGKDLLRRGSLSLEDRYYGNARIFRDDQLRGVLKTFTEGVGFKDVTAPWYEVSKDWDPVARMQHVDLYTWLRGDILVKADKVTMANSLELRVPFLDAEVFKVAASIPLEEKLANGTTKYALRRALEKIIPAHVLNRRKLGFPVPIRHWLRTDMYEWARGIINDSKTDELFDKPAVLRLLEEHRAGTLDHSRRLWALLVFMLWHGIFIEHRIKPEIPEPVYPVKL